Sequence from the Corallincola holothuriorum genome:
CGAATTCATAGGTAGGCTGACTCTTGACGAAATCCAGGGTGAAAGCGATCTCTTTGTTGTCGCCACGGTAGCCCCACACCTGCTCTTTAAAGCCAACACGTTCATCTTTCATATCCAGCGTGGGGAAAATCGGGCCATGCTCTTCACTGAATTGATTTTTCATGGGTTGTTCAAAGAGTGTGAGCAAGAAGTCGTCTAGCGCGCGGTCAAAGCCATAAATAAATACCGTACCATGCGGGTAGAGTTCTTTAAAATCGGCCCAGGTCATCATGGTGTTGGGATGCTCTACGGGACTTGTTTTGCCAAACTCTGAAGTCATGGTGACTTGCTGAATGAGGTCGCCACTCTGACGGTCCACCATAACTAGGTTGTTATTGGTTTGGATTAAAATACCTATGTCGGACTCACCTTGACCGAGATCTTGCTCAATAACCACGGGTAGATTGCTTAGCGCACAGAACGTCATGGTGACCTCTTTACCGCCGATGTTGTCACCGGCAATGTGAGGTATTTCAAGATGCTTGCGCGGGAAGCCGCGTACGTCACCGTTGATCTCTACTGCGTAGACAATGTCTTCGTCATTTATTATCACATCAGCCTCAATAACGCTTACGTAGTTAGCCGTATGCTGATAGGAAGGGAAGAAAGCGGCGAGTAGGAAATTAGCCGCGATGATACAGACTAATACGCCACTGGTGGCCATCGTCATCCAGAACTTGGTCCACATTTTGTAGCGACAATGTAGGTGCCATAGGTATCCCATCATGGCCAGATTCAAGCCGATGAACCACCAACGGTATTGATAGTAGGTGACAATCCATTCTCGTGGCAGATCTAAACTTTGCCCTGGCTCAGTCATTAAGACCGCGCTAAATATTGAAAATGCCGCGGTGACGAAGGCGACGATGCGAAACCAAATGCGTTGTGTTTTGGCTGTGTTCATAGGTCGTATCCCCCTTGAAGTTGATATCGCAAGATATTAGGGGGAGAGGGGGGCTTGAGACAGCCACAGCAGAGACTAGCTGGTATACCAAATATGGTATGTCTTATGGTGAAAAAGCTGCTTAGTTGGCTAAGAGACCTATTTTAATGCTTAAAAAAGCACCTGAACGGTGCTTTTTTATCAATAACGATGCTGTTGGGTTATTTCTTCCGGCAGTAAGCGGCAATCAGGTACATAGATTGACCATTGGCCTTGCCAGAGATCAGCGTTGGATCATCTGCCAAGCTGATACCGCGCACCATGGTGCCTTGCTTAATCACCTGTGAAGAGCCTTTCACCGGAAGGTCTTTAATCACTGTCACGTTGTCACCTTTTTTCAGTTCGGTGCCATTCACGTCGAGTGTTTTTTCTACCTCTATTAGGCCGGCATCAGCCCACTTTTTTGTATCTTCTTCTAGATACATCATCTCTAGCAGGTCTTGCGCCCAACCTTCACCAGCGAGGCGATGTAACATGCGGTAGGCCACCACTTGTACTGCCGGTACTTGGCTCCACATGCAGTCATTAAGGCAGCGCCAGTGATTCATATCTAACGTGTCACCGTTGATTTCATCGCGGCATTTGATACAAGCGGCTACTGTGCTGGCATCACCGATCTGATCGCTACCACTGACCTCCTGTGCCGCCAGATCATTTTCTGCACCACACAGTTCACATTTGTCGCCGCTACGTTGGCTCAGGGTCTTGCTCAAAGACATCGGATTAACCTTCTTTCAAATTTGCTGCGGCAAGTATACCTATTCAGCATCATCTTCGCCTGCAGCATTGCAGGCATAGATCTGAGCCAACGCAAAGCAAAGGGATCTTTTTGTTACCACGGTTCGTATGAGTGAGTAAGGCAAACTTTAAGACGGATAATCATGGGTACGTTAGCGTCATTGACTCAAGCAAGCGGCTTCAGAGTATCTGGATTGGGCGACAGACTGCTGGTTAATGTGCTGTGGTTCGATCTATTTTGGCTTACGTGTGTTGTTGGTCAATCCGCTTGGTTTCCCGCTTCCGTTGCACTACTTGCGTTACACCTTCTGTTGATCAGTGAAAAACTGGTGGAACTCAGGATATGGGCCGTATTGGGACTGTTTGGCATTGCTGTCGACAGTGGGCTGAGTGTCGCTGGGGTATTTAAATTCGATCATGATGTCGTTATCCCTGTCTGGTTAATTTGTCTGTGGTTGGGTTTTGTTTCAACGCTGGGGCGCAGTTTAAGACCGCTGATTGCTCGCCGTTGGTTGGCGATGATGACGGGGGCGTTTTTTGGCCCACTCAGCTATTGGGGGGGGGAGAAACTGGGCGCTGTTGAATTTGGCTTTCCACTATCCACCACGCTGGTATTGCTAGGTTTTTTATGGGCAATACTGTTGCCGTTATTACTTCTATTACATGAGTTTTTATCCCGCCCGATTAAATCAACAATGCGCACTGGAGGTTCACCATGAAAGGCTTAATGCGTGTGACCAGGATCTTAGCGCTTGCGATGGCAGCCGTCGCATTGATGTTTGCTCTTCAAGCCAACGCACAGATGATGAATGTGGTTGGCGAAGCAAAATTGAAGGTGATGTTTTGGGATGTATATTACTCACGTCTATACAGCCCCAGTGGACGATACGTAGACGGTCAGCGGCCTATCAAGCTTGAGATAGAGTACTTGATGGACATAGATGCCGAAGATCTGATCAGCAGGACGAAAGAGGAGTGGAAGCACCTCGGAGTGAATCACCCCAACCAAGTGCTTTGGCTGCAAACCTTGGAAATGATGTGGCCAGATATTACAGAGAATGACCGGCTTGCGATCGTTATTGATGATGCTGGCCATAGCTTATTTTTGCTCAACAACACACCCATAGGCAGGGTCGAGGATCCTGACTTTGGTCAGCACTTTGTTGATATCTGGCTCTCCCCGAATACCAGCAGACCACAACTTCGTTTAGCCTTGTTAGGAGCCGAGTAATGGCTAATAGATTGCCAATTTTGTTGTTGGCTGTGTTGTTGCTGTCAGCCTGCTCCACCGATGTTGAAGAGTATCGCGGCAGTACGCCAGCATTTCAGTTAGAAAGCTATTTTGATGGTGATCTTATTGCTTATGGCATGGTGCAAGATTACAGCAACAAATTGACCCGACGCTTCTGTGTCGAAATAAATGGTGTTTGGCAGCGCGAGGATGGCGTACTGCGCGGAATCATTGATGAGGATTTTTTCTTTGATGATGGTGAGCAGAGCAAACGGATCTGGCATCTGGTACGCCATACTGATGATCAGGGATCCCACCACTACACAGGCAATGCCGCTGATGTGGTGGGGGAGGCATCTGGACGAGCGGAGGGCTCGGTTTTTCATTGGCAGTATGAACTGCTGGTGCCGATCAAAGATGACGATGGCAGTGTTACCGAGTATCAGATAAAGGTAGATGATTGGATGTATCTGATGGATGAGAGGCGCCTGTTTAATCGTAGCGAACTGATTAAATTTGGTCTCACTGTGGGCCAGGTAACGCTGTTTTTCGAAAAGCGAGAGGGCGTTAACAGCTGTGCTATGGCGGCATAAAAAAACCGCCCATGGAAAGAGCGGTTTTCTGATTGTTTCGTTACAAGCGTTATTTGCGACCGCGTGCAGCCCTTACACCGGCCAAGCCAATCAACATCAAGCCTATTGTCAACGGGGCGGGTACATCAGCCTGCGAGAGGGTGGAGAAGGTATATGTTTCACCGTCATATAACGCGTTGAAACCCAAGCTAAGGGACGTTGGCGTGTAGTCGAGCGTTGCTAGATGGCTATTGTTGCCGCCCCAATCGCATGAACTTCCAGTGGAAGAGCATGTGTAATCGGTTAGGATAACCTCATCAACAGCGACTAAATCCCATAGTGAGATCATCAGCAAATCATTGCCAGAGGAAACATTCCCGTCACCGTTGCGGGTACTTTCTGTGATTGATACCGAGAAAGAGGTGTCGGCGATGTCGACACTGATACTCCAGACTTGATTGAATACGTCGGTCATGACTCCTTCAAACTCGACGCCGGCATCGACAATGGCGGGAGAGGAGAATTGGGTTGTGATTGTTTGGTTTCCTGTGCTTAAAGCACCTTCGACGCTGTCACCCATCAGTCCGGCATTTGCGCCGAACGACAGTGATGTTGCAGAGATAATAGCCGTTGTTTTTAACCAGCTTTGCAGTGTTTTAATTGAGAACATAGTACTTCCTTAGCTTCGGACTATAGGTTTTTTTATTGTTGTTGTCGCTACGAAGCAGGAACTATTCCACTAAATTAACTATTAACTCATCTGTTTGAATTTATATGTTTTTTTTATGAATAAAGCCCTTTTATTTGTGTGGTTTTTTTGGTTCCCGTGTAAATAAACCCGACTCCTATTTTTGCATAACGAATCGATTGCATCCTGCTACCTAGGGCGCGGCTATGCTGGCAAATACCGCGTCAGCAGATCATCGATCAGTGCTTTACCGCTGATGGCTGGTGTCGCAAACAGTTTATCCTCCAAGGTGAGATGCACGATGCCGTGAACACTGGCCCACACCGTGCGTATTTTTAGCTGTATCTCTGTGGTTGAGGCGTCTGGATAAAGCGGCAGCATGCACTCTTCAACCAAGGCAAGCAGGCGGTCAATACGTTGTTGCTGCCAATCGGGCAGGGTTTCTCCTTCGGCTAATCGATGCTCAAACACTAAACGCCACCGATGAGGGTGCTGCTGCGCAAACGCCAGATACTGTTCTGCCATCGCCCGCAGTTTATCTTTTGCCGTCGAGGCTTGGTCCATTGCGGCGGACAAGTCACCGCTCATCTCATCCATGGTATGGCCGTTCAATGCCAACAGTAGATATGAATAACTGCCAAACAGGTTGATCAGCGTGCCGGCAGAATAGCCCACCAGTTTCGCGGCCTGACGCAAACTTAAGTCGGCAGCGGGTTGTTGTTCAAGGAAGGCTGTCACTGTGGTGAGTGTCAGTGCGCGGAGTTGCTCGGGACTGTGATCGTTTCGTCTGGCCATAATTGAACAGTGTTAAAAATAATTGACTTTGCTATCGGATTCGCTCTATCTTAATTGAACGCTGTTCAATATCAATCATTAGATGGTGTTGTAACCGCGTTTTTTAACGGACTTATTTTGAACGCTGTTCAATTAGATCGAGGATCCGATGATGAAACAATCTTTGAAGCAACTAAAACGAATAATCAGCGCGGCGGTGTTACTGCTGACAGGTATTGCCGGTGCGACACAAGCCGCAGGGTTGATGACACCGATAAACAGTGGTCAGAGCGAATTGACGCTGCAGGACCACAAAGTGAAAGTCACCATTGCTGATGGCTTTGCTACCACCACAGTGGAGCAGGTTTTTGCCAATCCCCATGCCCAGGATTTGGAAGCGATATATAGCTTTCCTGTGCCCAGTCGCGCATCCGTTGGAGAGTTCACTTACTGGATCGATGGCGCGCCAGTACACGGTGAAGTGGTTGAAAAGCAAAAGGCCCGAGATATCTATGAGCAGGAAAAGCAGCAGGGTAACCACGTTGCCTTAACTGAGCAGGAAAGCTATCAGCGTTTCGAGATCCGAGTATTTCCGGTTAAGGCGCAAAATAGCGTAAAAATACGATTGGTTTATCTGCAGCCAATAGAGGTTGACCACGGTGTTGGTCGATTTCTCTACCCACTCGAGAGCGGCGGTGTCGATGAAGCACAGAAGGCGTTTTGGAGTACTGATCCGGTAGTCAAAGGGCAGTTTTCTTTTGAGTTGGAGTTGAAAAGTGGCTTCCCGGTTGAGGCGTTGCGCTTCCCTAAGCATGCGCAGTTCCAGCTTGAACAACTTGGCCCGCAACACTGGCGTGCCCACTATGACAGTCGTGCAGAAATAGCGGAAGACGGCAGTGCCAGTCATTTCTCTCTAGATGAAGATATTTTACTGTACTGGCGTTTACAGCAAGGGTTGCCAGGTGCTGTCGAGCTGGTCAGCTACAAGCCAGATGCGAAAAGCCAGGGTACCTTTATGCTGACACTGACCCCATCAGATGACTTGCAGCCACTGAACAGCGGGCGTGACTGGGTATTGATCCTCGACATGTCTGGCTCAATGAGCGGCAAATACCAAACACTGATTGAAGGCGTACGCCGTGGTTTTGAAAAATTTGGCCCTGAAGATCGGGTTCGTATTGTGCTGTTTAATAACAGCTCGGAAGATTTCAGTGGCGGCTACGTCAACGCGACACCAGCTAACTTAGATGACTTGGCGAACCGTTTAGCGGCGCGCAGTCCCGGTGGCGGCACTAACCTCATGGCCGGTCTGAAAATGGGTATCAAATCTTTGGATGCCGACCGCACTACCGGGATCTGGTTAGTCACTGATGGTGTTGCCAATGTTGGTGAAACCCAGCAGAAAAAGTTCCTTGAAGTTATCAAAGATAAAGATCTGCGTTTGTTTACCATGATTCTGGGCAATGAAGCGAATCGCCCACTGCTTGATGCGCTAGCTAAACGCAGTAACGGCTTTGCGCTGGAGGTCTCTAACGCTGACGACATCATGGGGCAATTGACCCTGGCCGCCAGTAAGGTAAATCACCAAGCATTGCATGATATCGAAGTGGAAGTGGACGGCGTAAAGGTTGGCGACTTACAGCCAGCCACCATTGGCAGTTTGTATCGCGGTCAGCAGTTGCAACTGTTTGGTCACTACTGGAAAGGCGGTGACGTGAAAGTGACGGTGAAAGCCAAACGTGGTGGTCAACCAATCTCTTACCGTACCCAATTCAAGCTGCCTGAGCAGTCAACCGAACTCCCTGAAATCGAACGTTTGTGGGCGTTTGCGCAAATTGATGAGCTGATGGCAGAACAACGTGATTTCGGTGAAGACGCCGACCGGAAAGATGCTGTGGTAGATCTGGCGAAACAGTACGGCTTAGTGACTGAATACACCTCGATGCTGGTATTAGAGGCGGATCGCTTTGCCGAACACGGGATTGAGCAAAAAAATGCTCAGCGCATTGCGACCGAGCAAAAAGCCCGTGAAATAAGAAAATCGCAGCCGGTGGTTGATCGCCAGGTGGATAAGCAAAACCCGCAATACAACAAGCCCCGCTCAGGCTTTAGCGGTGGCGGTGGCAGCATGGGCTGGAGTGGGTTGACGTTGTTACTGCTTGTTGTCGTTGGACGCCAGTTTGTTGGTATGCGTCGCCGTATGGCTCAGGGGAGCTAATCGACAATGGTTTCATGCTGTAGATTTTTAGTGAGCACGATATTGGTGGCCCTGTTAGGAGGCGGGGCCACTGCCCTTTTCGCTGCCCAAGAACGAGCCATTCAAGTGACCAAATTTTGGCGAGAGGGAGGGGGCGTGACAGTACCTACGTTATTAAACAAACCGGCCGATTGCGTGGTGCTACTGCATGGCCTGGGTAAATCATCATGGTCGATGTGGTGGCTACAACAGCAATTAAGCGCAGATTATCGAGTGATTAATCAGAGCTATCCATCCTTGAGTCAACCGATTGAGCAGCTATCTGAACCAACTGTCAGCGCCGCGATCAGCCAATGCCAAGGGGATCAATATCGTCAGATCCACTTTGTCACTCATTCGATGGGAGGAATTCTGTTACGGCATTACCTGTCAGAGCACAAGATTGAAAATTTGGGACGTGTGGTGATGTTAGGGCCACCCAATCAGGGCAGTGAAGTGATCGACCATCTAGCTGATGTTCCGCGCGTCCTGGCGTTGTTAGGGCCGGCTGCAAGGCAGTTAACTACTCAGGGGGCAGGCATCACACACTCGTTAGGTGCTGTCAATTATGAGGTGGGAGTTATTGCGGGCGATCGCAGTATCAATCCATTGCTATCGCGCTGGTTGCCCGGTAGTGACGACGGTAAGGTTTCTATTGAACGAACGAAAGTGACAGGCATGCAAGATTTCATCGTTGTCCCTGTTTCGCATCCTATGTTGATGTGGCGGCCAATGGTGGTTGAGCAAGTGAAAAGGTTTCTTACAACAGGGAGCTTTTCGACTTGAGCCGGGTGAGTTTACTAGCCTGTCGCATAAGTCTTGGCGGCTTCAAGTAGAGCGCGGGCTTAACGACCTAGGCTGGAGCCCTATATTTCCTAAGCCCGCAAGTTGCAAAATCAGGTCTTAGCTCGACTCCCAATCGATAAAACGCAACAATAGCGATGTATTGCACTTTGTATGGGTTTAACGACCCCGAGATATCAATTTATGGACGTGCTCCCAAGTGAACGCCTGACATTTTCTTTGATGGATGCATCCGATGCGCCACTGATGTTTGAGCTGGACCAAGATCCAGAAGTGATGCACTTCATCTCGGGCGGGAAGACAACCTCTTATGACGATGTATTGCAGGTGTTTTTGCCGCGCCTGGCCCAGTATCGTAATCCAACAAAAGGCTGGGGGTTGTGGAAGGTTGTTGAATCGGCAAGCGATGAATTTATTGGTTGGGTACTGGTGCGGCCGATGGCGTTCTTTTCTGCCGACCGTGATGACAGCGACTTAGAGTTGGGTTGGCGCTTTAAGCGCGCTGCCTGGGGTAAGGGGTATGCCACTGAAGCGGCGAGACAGATCATGATGACAATCTCGCAGACGACAGCTGTGAC
This genomic interval carries:
- a CDS encoding chalcone isomerase family protein; the protein is MKGLMRVTRILALAMAAVALMFALQANAQMMNVVGEAKLKVMFWDVYYSRLYSPSGRYVDGQRPIKLEIEYLMDIDAEDLISRTKEEWKHLGVNHPNQVLWLQTLEMMWPDITENDRLAIVIDDAGHSLFLLNNTPIGRVEDPDFGQHFVDIWLSPNTSRPQLRLALLGAE
- a CDS encoding DUF3833 domain-containing protein, with protein sequence MANRLPILLLAVLLLSACSTDVEEYRGSTPAFQLESYFDGDLIAYGMVQDYSNKLTRRFCVEINGVWQREDGVLRGIIDEDFFFDDGEQSKRIWHLVRHTDDQGSHHYTGNAADVVGEASGRAEGSVFHWQYELLVPIKDDDGSVTEYQIKVDDWMYLMDERRLFNRSELIKFGLTVGQVTLFFEKREGVNSCAMAA
- a CDS encoding DUF3179 domain-containing (seleno)protein; translated protein: MNTAKTQRIWFRIVAFVTAAFSIFSAVLMTEPGQSLDLPREWIVTYYQYRWWFIGLNLAMMGYLWHLHCRYKMWTKFWMTMATSGVLVCIIAANFLLAAFFPSYQHTANYVSVIEADVIINDEDIVYAVEINGDVRGFPRKHLEIPHIAGDNIGGKEVTMTFCALSNLPVVIEQDLGQGESDIGILIQTNNNLVMVDRQSGDLIQQVTMTSEFGKTSPVEHPNTMMTWADFKELYPHGTVFIYGFDRALDDFLLTLFEQPMKNQFSEEHGPIFPTLDMKDERVGFKEQVWGYRGDNKEIAFTLDFVKSQPTYEFEFEGQPMVLVYDEQRSITNLFSRTIDNQTVSVDSLGTIDIHGNTALGRLEQIPMLNGIFWMVWSHWFPNTEVMN
- a CDS encoding GNAT family N-acetyltransferase, with the protein product MDVLPSERLTFSLMDASDAPLMFELDQDPEVMHFISGGKTTSYDDVLQVFLPRLAQYRNPTKGWGLWKVVESASDEFIGWVLVRPMAFFSADRDDSDLELGWRFKRAAWGKGYATEAARQIMMTISQTTAVTKFSALAVEDNHASINIMTKLGMRFEKKALHKDPLGDMDVVYYRLNMNKSTD
- a CDS encoding esterase/lipase family protein; protein product: MTVPTLLNKPADCVVLLHGLGKSSWSMWWLQQQLSADYRVINQSYPSLSQPIEQLSEPTVSAAISQCQGDQYRQIHFVTHSMGGILLRHYLSEHKIENLGRVVMLGPPNQGSEVIDHLADVPRVLALLGPAARQLTTQGAGITHSLGAVNYEVGVIAGDRSINPLLSRWLPGSDDGKVSIERTKVTGMQDFIVVPVSHPMLMWRPMVVEQVKRFLTTGSFST
- a CDS encoding DUF2878 domain-containing protein; the protein is MGTLASLTQASGFRVSGLGDRLLVNVLWFDLFWLTCVVGQSAWFPASVALLALHLLLISEKLVELRIWAVLGLFGIAVDSGLSVAGVFKFDHDVVIPVWLICLWLGFVSTLGRSLRPLIARRWLAMMTGAFFGPLSYWGGEKLGAVEFGFPLSTTLVLLGFLWAILLPLLLLLHEFLSRPIKSTMRTGGSP
- a CDS encoding PhnA domain-containing protein, with translation MSLSKTLSQRSGDKCELCGAENDLAAQEVSGSDQIGDASTVAACIKCRDEINGDTLDMNHWRCLNDCMWSQVPAVQVVAYRMLHRLAGEGWAQDLLEMMYLEEDTKKWADAGLIEVEKTLDVNGTELKKGDNVTVIKDLPVKGSSQVIKQGTMVRGISLADDPTLISGKANGQSMYLIAAYCRKK
- a CDS encoding TetR/AcrR family transcriptional regulator, whose product is MARRNDHSPEQLRALTLTTVTAFLEQQPAADLSLRQAAKLVGYSAGTLINLFGSYSYLLLALNGHTMDEMSGDLSAAMDQASTAKDKLRAMAEQYLAFAQQHPHRWRLVFEHRLAEGETLPDWQQQRIDRLLALVEECMLPLYPDASTTEIQLKIRTVWASVHGIVHLTLEDKLFATPAISGKALIDDLLTRYLPA
- a CDS encoding VIT and vWA domain-containing protein → MMKQSLKQLKRIISAAVLLLTGIAGATQAAGLMTPINSGQSELTLQDHKVKVTIADGFATTTVEQVFANPHAQDLEAIYSFPVPSRASVGEFTYWIDGAPVHGEVVEKQKARDIYEQEKQQGNHVALTEQESYQRFEIRVFPVKAQNSVKIRLVYLQPIEVDHGVGRFLYPLESGGVDEAQKAFWSTDPVVKGQFSFELELKSGFPVEALRFPKHAQFQLEQLGPQHWRAHYDSRAEIAEDGSASHFSLDEDILLYWRLQQGLPGAVELVSYKPDAKSQGTFMLTLTPSDDLQPLNSGRDWVLILDMSGSMSGKYQTLIEGVRRGFEKFGPEDRVRIVLFNNSSEDFSGGYVNATPANLDDLANRLAARSPGGGTNLMAGLKMGIKSLDADRTTGIWLVTDGVANVGETQQKKFLEVIKDKDLRLFTMILGNEANRPLLDALAKRSNGFALEVSNADDIMGQLTLAASKVNHQALHDIEVEVDGVKVGDLQPATIGSLYRGQQLQLFGHYWKGGDVKVTVKAKRGGQPISYRTQFKLPEQSTELPEIERLWAFAQIDELMAEQRDFGEDADRKDAVVDLAKQYGLVTEYTSMLVLEADRFAEHGIEQKNAQRIATEQKAREIRKSQPVVDRQVDKQNPQYNKPRSGFSGGGGSMGWSGLTLLLLVVVGRQFVGMRRRMAQGS